A part of Anabas testudineus chromosome 9, fAnaTes1.2, whole genome shotgun sequence genomic DNA contains:
- the LOC113150526 gene encoding LOW QUALITY PROTEIN: GTPase IMAP family member 8-like (The sequence of the model RefSeq protein was modified relative to this genomic sequence to represent the inferred CDS: inserted 2 bases in 1 codon), giving the protein MFSAEHMMAAAAPVSELRVVLLGNNWLRRSLVGNIILGEAKFNTENKSDQCLRISGLTEDKEIVLINTPDLLHPEISEDKLTEHVENCVRLSAPGPHVFLLVLQPEDFTELQTKRLRSILELFGDRSFDHSLVLISTPREESSGSTVKYLQHHLLGDIMRKCRHKMLWKKNLERPELLKIMDQIVEENDGAHVSCDVFEDAKSDLSSGHEEAARTFLHLTEEMSEPIKPALNLVLCGRRGALKTSAAKTILGQTELHSVSNSSECVKNQGEVCGRWVSLVELPALYGKPQETVMEESFRCISLCDPEGVHAFILVLPVGPLTDEDKGELETIQNTFSSIVNDFTMILFTVESDPTDPDVVNFVRRDRDIQELCQSCGGRYVVVNIKDRKMREEMLETVDQVRLSRNKSCSFTTETFTRVQMQNVLQLERNVTTLHTKLRKLKDNIVTCDEEEQSPESLRIVLIGKTGCGKSSSGNTILGRKEFKAELSQTSVTKQCQKEQSEVNGRPVVVVDTPGLFDSTLSNEQVNDEMVKCISLLAPGPHVFLLVLQIGRLTPEEKETLKLIKEGFGKNSEKFTIVLLTGGDKLEHEELSIEEYIKTKCDDCFKKLISDCGGRYHVFNNYDKNNLKQVSELIEKINTMVKENGGSYFTNEMLQEAEAAIKKEVERILKEKEEEMKREREELERKYEEEKKAIKRRMEEQKAAIEQERKLKDEQLMDMEEKIRREREERRKEQETREEEERKRKRDDETKQKEWXKKKKESELKERRDMLQLEREAWEKERKEWWEKRTQDDEQRRHEEQRLQKLLQQYAQEREESERNKRDEDKARKEWEEKKQNELENNYKEIMEKLQKTHEEEARKKAEELNEFKEKHTKDLAAHKQEHETQMKDKDEKYDLLKALSVCNERQRRENHQRQISDLVKCVTRKSGNVTRIKELLILQENQKKKVENQEEKENLQKIHEREISDLIQELLNQVETKSPCCIL; this is encoded by the exons ATGTTTTCAGCAgaacacatgatggcagctgCAGCACCAG TGTCTGAGCTGAGGGTTGTTCTGCTCGGGAACAACTGGTTAAGGAGGAGTTTAGTGGGGAACATTATACTGGGAGAAGCTAAGTTCAACACTGAGAATAAATCAGACCAGTGTCTAAGGATCAGTGGACTGACTGAGGACAAAGAAATAGTTCTCATCAACACCCCAGATCTGCTGCATCCTGAAAtctctgaagacaaactgacagaacaTGTAGAAAACTGTGTGAGACTCTCTGCTCCTGGACCTCATGTGTTCCTGCTGGTTCTACAGCCTGAAGACTTCACTGAGCTACAAACAAAGAGGCTACGATCAATCCTTGAACTCTTTGGTGATCGATCATTTGATCATTCACTGGTGCTGATATCAACACCCAGAGAGGAGAGTTCAGGTTCCACAGTAAAATACCTGCAGCATCATCTGTTAGGAGACATTATGAGGAAATGTAGACACAAGATGTTGTGGAAGAAAAACCTTGAACGTCCAGAGCTGTTAAAGATCATGGACCAGATTGTGGAAGAGAACGATGGAGCTCATGTGAGCTGTGATGTATTTGAGGACGCAAAGTCTGATTTATCCAGTGGTCATGAAGAAGCAGCCA GGACCTTCCTCCACCTCACTGAAGAGATGTCTGAACCCATCAAACCAGCTTTAAACCTGGTTCTATGTGGTAGAAGAGGAGCACTGAAGACTTCAGCAGCCAAGACCATTTTAGGTCAGACAGAGCTTCATTCAGTCTCCAACTCATCAGAGTGTGTTAAGAATCAGGGAGAGGTGTGTGGACGTTGGGTTTCcctggtggagctgcctgcctTGTATGGAAAACCtcaggagacagtgatggaggaatcATTCAGGTGTATCTCCCTCTGTGATCCTGAGGGGGTCCATGCCTTCATCCTGGTCCTACCTGTGGGTCCcctcactgatgaagacaagggAGAGTTAGAGACCATCCAGAACACATTCAGCTCTATAGTCAATGACTTCACcatgattctgttcactgtggagtcaGATCCTACAGATCCAGATGTTGTTAACTTTgtaagaagagacagagacatccaggagctctgtcagagctgtggaggaagatatgTTGTTGTCAACATCAAGGACAGGAAGATGAGAGAGGAGATGTTGGAGACTGTGGACCAAGTTAGACTGTCCAGAAATAAATCATGTAGttttacaacagaaacatttactcGTGtccaaatgcaaaatgttttacaacTAGAGAGAAACGTCACCACATTACACACTAAACTGAGGAAGCTGAAAGACAATATTGTCACAT gtgatgaagaggagcagagtCCAGAGAGTCTCAGGATTGTTCTGATAGGGAAGACTGGCTGTGGAAAGAGTTCTTCAGGAAACACTATTCTAGGAAGAAAAGAGTTTAAAGCTGAACTAAGTCAAACATCAGTCACTAAACAATGTCAGAAAGAACAGAGTGAAGTTAACGGTCGTCCTGTTGTTGTGGTCGacactcctggtctgtttgaTTCAACCTTATCTAATGAACAAGTTAATGATGAGATGGTGAAATGTATCAGTCTTCTGGCTCCAGGACCACATGTCTTCCTGTTGGTGTTACAGATTGGTCGACTCACaccagaggagaaggagacgTTAAAACTTATAAAGGAAGGCTTCGGAAAGAATTCAGAGAAATTCACCATCGTTCTTTTAACTGGAGGAGATAAACTGGAACATGAGGAGCTGTCGATTGAAGaatacatcaaaacaaaatgtgatgattGTTTTAAGAAGTTgatcagtgactgtggtggaaGATACCATGTGTTTAATAACTATGATAAAAACAACCTCAAACAAGTCAGTGAACTGATAGAAAAGATCAACACCATGGTGAAGGAAAATGGAGGCAGCTACTTCACTAATGAGATGCTGCAAGAAGCTGAAGCAGCGATAAAGAAAGAAGTGGAGAGAATcttgaaggagaaagaagaagaaatgaagagagagagagaagaactggaaagaaaatatgaggaagagaaaaaagccATAAAAAGAAGAATGGAAGAACAGAAAGCTGCAATTGAACaggagagaaaactgaaagatgAACAACTGATGGACATGGAAGAAAAGATAAGGAGGGAGCgtgaggagagaaggaaagaacaagaaactagagaagaagaagagagaaagaggaaaagagatgaTGAAACCAAGCAGAAGgagtg gaagaaaaaaaaagagtcagagCTTAAGGAGCGAAGAGACATGTTGCAGCTCGAACGAGAAGCCTGGGAGAAAGAACGAAAAGAGTGGTGGGAAAAACGAACACAAGACGACGAACAGAGGCGACACGAGGAGCAAAGACTTCAAAAGCTTCTACAACAATATgcacaggaaagagaagaatcCGAAAGGAATAAAAGAGACGAAGATAAAGCCAGAAAAGAGTGGGAGGAAAAGAAGCAGAATGAATTAGAGAACAACTACAAGGAAATAatggagaagctgcagaagacACATGAAGAGGAAGCCAGAAAGAAAGCTGAAGAGTTGAATGAattcaaagagaaacacaccaAAGACTTAGCAGCTCACAAACAAGAGCATGAGACACAAATGAAGGACAAAGATGAAAAGTACGACCTGTTGAAGGCGCTTTCAGTCTGCAATGAAAGACAAAGGAGGGAAAATCACCAGAGACAAATCAGTGACTTAGTGAAGTGTGTGACCAGGAAGAGTGGAAATGTGACCAGAATCAAAGAGCTACTGATCCTGCAGGAAaaccagaagaagaaagtggaaaatcaggaggagaaagaaaacctgcagaaaatcCACGAGAGAGAAATAAGTGACCTGATCCAGGAACTGCTGAACCAAGTGGAGACCAAATCTCCCTGTTGTATTTTATGA